One Streptomyces sp. 840.1 genomic window, GCCGTAGTACGGGCGCAGGTTGACGTTGACGAAGCCCCAGCCCTCGCCGAGCGGGTCGCCGATGAGCTCCGAGCAGAAGCGGTTGACGTCGTCGTAGTTGCCCTCGATGCCGACCAGCTCACCGCCGTACACCGCGGCCATGACGACCTTGCCCTGCTCCAGGTCGTGCGGGATGAACACACAGGAGCGCAGGCCGGCGCGGGCTGCGGCGGCGCCCACCGCACCGGCGAGGTTGCCGGTGGAGGAGCAGGAGAGCGTGGTGAAACCGAAGGCACGGGCGGCCTCGACGGCGATCGCGACGACGCGGTCCTTGAAGGAGTGCGTCGGGTTGCCGGAGTCATCCTTGACGTACAGGCCGCCGGTGACGCCCAGCTCACGGGCGAGGTTGTCGGCCTTGACCAGCTTGGTGAAGCCGGGGTTGATGTTCGGCTTGTCCGCGACGTCGGAGGGGACCGGCAGCAGCGGCGCGTAACGCCAGATGTTGTCGGGTCCGGCCTCGATGCGCTTCTTCAGCTCGTCCGGGGAACCGGTCGGCAGGTCGTAAGCCACTTCGAGCGGTCCGAAACAGCTCGAACAGGCGAAAAGGGGACCGAGTGCGAATCGCTCTCCGCACTCGCGGCAGGAAAGTGCCGCGGCGGGACCGAGGTCCACAGAAGATTCGGTAGATGCTGCAACAGTCTCAACAGCCATGATGGCGAGGCCCTTTCTCCTCATCTTCCTCGTGACGCGTTTCGCCACGAGACGGAATTGGCACCTTCCCCACCCGACCTCGCGGAAGGGGGTCCCCCCTGCTCGAGCGAAGTCGAGAGCTTGGGGGTGGGATGGTTGCCGGGACTTCAACGGGCCGTTCCCTCTGTCCCTCTGGATGAGCGCTATGGCACTGGATCATCGATCCAGGCGTTTATCGGCGGACGGACCCCGGCATGCCACGGCCGTCTGCGTTGTTCAAGACTGTAACCGAAGCACCGGACTGTTGAGATAGTCGTCCGAACCGCGAGATGGATCACATACAGGGAGTATCGACCGTGCTGGAAGAGGTCGAACGCTGGCTGACCAGGCGTTCCTGGTCGTGCGCCGACCGCCCGCTGGAGCAGCTCCTGGCCGCCCGGGGAGGCGACCCGAGGCGCAGCCGCGTGAGTGTCGTACTGCCCGCGCTCAACGAGGCGGCGACGGTCGGGGACATCGTCCGCACGATCCGGCGCGAGCTCATGGAGAAGGTCCGGCTGGTCGACGAGCTCGTGGTGATCGACTCCGGCTCCACGGACGCGACCTCCGAGGTCGCCCGCGAGGCGGGCGCCCGGGTGATCCACCGGGACGAGATCCTGCCCCGGCTGCCTGCCGTCCCCGGCAAGGGCGAGGTGCTGTGGCGGTCACTGCTGGTGACCGGCGGTGACATCGTCTGCTTCGTCGACGCGGACCTGAAGGACTTCTCGGCCGACTTCGTCTCCGGCATCGTCGGCCCGCTGCTGACCGACCCCTCGGTGCAGTTCGTCAAGGCGATGTACGACCGTCCCCTCGGGGACACCGCCGGTCAGGGCGGGCGGGTCACCGAACTGGTGGCACGGCCGCTGCTCAATCTGCACTGGCCGCAGCTGGCCGGCTTCGTCCAGCCGCTGGGCGGCGAGTACGCCATACGCCGCTCGCTGCTCGAACAGCTGCCGTTCCCGGTCGGTTACGGAGTGGAGCTGGGGCTGCTCGTCGACGCCCTGCACACCGTCGGCCTGGACGCGCTCGGCCAGGTCGACGTCGGCGTCCGCGTCCACCGCCACCAGGACGGCCGGGCGCTCGGCCGGATGGCGGCGGCCATCTACCGGACCGCCCAGCTGCGGCTTTCGCGCGGCCATCTGGTCCGCCCCGCGCTGACCCAGTTCGAGCGCGGCGAGAACGGCTTCGTGCCGCACACGTACCCGGTGGACACCGAGGAGCGGCCGCCGATGCGCGAGATCGAGGAGTACGTCGCGCGCCGGGCGGCATGACGCGGGGCGGCACGGAGCGGAGGCGGTGCGGCGAGACGCCGCCGTACGCACGTTTGGACAGTTCGGGATCGGGCTAGATTCCGCGCATGGTCTCCGAGCACGCCCCCCAGTCCGCCGCCCAGGTACTCGTCGCGTCCAACCGCGGCCCGGTCTCGTACACCCTGCGGGAGGACGGCTCGCTCGACGCGAAACGGGGCGGCGGCGGGCTCGTCTCCGGGCTGAGCGCGGTGGACGACAAGATGTGGGTCTGCGCCGCGCTCGGTGACGGCGACCGCGAGGCGGTACGGCGCGGGGTCGGGGAGCCGGGCGTACGGATGCTCGACATCGACGCGGACGTGCACGCCGACGCGTACAACGGCATCGCGAACTCGGTGCTCTGGTTCGTCCACCACATGCTCTACCAGACCCCGGTGGAACCCGTCTTCGACGCGGAGTTCCGCCGCCGGTGGGCGTCCTTCGAGGCCTACAACCTGGCCTTCGCCCAGGCGCTCGCCGAGGAGGCG contains:
- a CDS encoding glucosyl-3-phosphoglycerate synthase; translation: MLEEVERWLTRRSWSCADRPLEQLLAARGGDPRRSRVSVVLPALNEAATVGDIVRTIRRELMEKVRLVDELVVIDSGSTDATSEVAREAGARVIHRDEILPRLPAVPGKGEVLWRSLLVTGGDIVCFVDADLKDFSADFVSGIVGPLLTDPSVQFVKAMYDRPLGDTAGQGGRVTELVARPLLNLHWPQLAGFVQPLGGEYAIRRSLLEQLPFPVGYGVELGLLVDALHTVGLDALGQVDVGVRVHRHQDGRALGRMAAAIYRTAQLRLSRGHLVRPALTQFERGENGFVPHTYPVDTEERPPMREIEEYVARRAA
- the thrC gene encoding threonine synthase; translated protein: MAVETVAASTESSVDLGPAAALSCRECGERFALGPLFACSSCFGPLEVAYDLPTGSPDELKKRIEAGPDNIWRYAPLLPVPSDVADKPNINPGFTKLVKADNLARELGVTGGLYVKDDSGNPTHSFKDRVVAIAVEAARAFGFTTLSCSSTGNLAGAVGAAAARAGLRSCVFIPHDLEQGKVVMAAVYGGELVGIEGNYDDVNRFCSELIGDPLGEGWGFVNVNLRPYYGEGSKTLAYEICEQLGWRLPDQIVIPIASGSQLTKIDKGLQELIKLGLVEDRPYKIFGAQAEGCSPVSAAFKAGHDVVRPQKPNTIAKSLAIGNPADGPYVLDIARRTGGAVEDVNDEQVVDAIKLLARTEGIFAETAGGVTVGVTKKLIEAGLLDPSLTTVVLNTGDGLKTLDAVAATSQATATIRPSLDAFRAAGLGTA